The Akkermansia sp. N21116 genome includes a region encoding these proteins:
- a CDS encoding glycosyltransferase, giving the protein MKIMDNMNDIPCVSVIIPIFNSDKYLNRCLQSIVNQTIINIEIICIDDGSTDQSSIILKEWAERDSRIMSLKNENYGQSRARNAGINLARGKYIAFIDSDDYINTNMLEEMYNNAEKYNSDCVVCGFNLIYEDKKKINRKAIRWGKSKEFSVETISCKTIAKLRTNVLDKIYKRSVIVDNLIRFNEDIMFNEDGIFVWEFVTNIKNIVFLDKDLYNYVQREGSIMDTIYSSNGRLILQLIDSWYEIDKIIRKKRENSIFIRSFMESVSYSAKHFGRFICPELQDEWNFRVMNFINDMKNEHGNLFLNISNDYEVSKKVSELKRFSIGSIFRYIFKHK; this is encoded by the coding sequence ATGAAAATTATGGACAATATGAATGATATCCCCTGCGTATCTGTTATAATACCCATTTTTAATTCTGATAAATATCTTAATAGATGTTTACAGAGTATTGTTAATCAGACAATTATAAATATAGAAATAATCTGTATAGATGATGGATCAACAGATCAATCATCTATAATTTTAAAAGAATGGGCGGAAAGAGATTCTAGGATAATGTCTCTAAAAAATGAAAATTACGGGCAATCAAGGGCAAGGAATGCTGGTATAAATCTTGCAAGAGGAAAATATATAGCATTTATAGACTCAGATGATTATATAAATACAAATATGCTTGAAGAGATGTATAATAATGCAGAAAAATATAATAGTGATTGTGTTGTATGCGGTTTTAATTTAATATATGAAGATAAGAAAAAAATTAATAGGAAAGCAATTCGGTGGGGTAAATCTAAAGAATTCTCGGTAGAAACAATTTCATGCAAAACGATTGCAAAACTGAGAACAAATGTATTAGATAAAATTTATAAGAGAAGTGTTATTGTTGATAATTTAATACGATTCAATGAAGATATAATGTTTAATGAGGATGGTATTTTTGTTTGGGAATTTGTTACAAATATTAAAAATATAGTATTTCTCGACAAAGATCTCTATAATTATGTGCAAAGGGAAGGTTCTATTATGGATACTATATATTCTTCAAATGGAAGATTAATTCTTCAACTTATAGATTCGTGGTATGAAATTGATAAAATAATTCGTAAGAAAAGAGAAAATTCTATATTCATTCGAAGCTTCATGGAATCGGTATCTTATTCTGCAAAACATTTTGGGCGATTTATTTGCCCTGAACTACAAGATGAATGGAATTTTCGTGTAATGAATTTTATAAATGACATGAAGAATGAGCATGGAAATTTATTTTTAAATATATCAAATGATTATGAAGTCTCTAAGAAGGTATCAGAATTAAAGCGATTTTCAATAGGAAGTATTTTCCGCTATATTTTCAAACATAAATAA
- a CDS encoding glycosyltransferase has translation MKQESDKNNQIFFKEKQKLPTGRKILKSLLFLIPIAKYRRKWRRNLNKPLYIQISPCTSPDSDEEKTSNYYDFYELQDNNVFEEELKRSHADLLRRIKDHLVSYLPDEYQKQVSIIIPVYNVEQYIGYCLATVLNQTFKNIEVICIDDCSSDRSFQIISEIAEIDSRVKILRQEKNQGQGIARNLGIRESHGDYLIFIDSDDFIDFNYIEKLYLSATTTNADITSAKVFVRDKTGMIRLATWYEYCKIEKSEYIGESEKINLLYKNSNTGACKHLYKRELLLHHNDISFAEGLVGEDQFFNLCAFYHANKIVLLDEDSPKYYYNTFAGISASPRKEDAMYKKKILDQIDISKKLLYYAKDQCFSQKTLFILLKDTIHINLQKLGLLSSSFKEEYKSQFLAMLDTFIASIIPDDIPSQHIPDSTTEEPPPILSVIVPVYNVENYLVPCLESLADQTLGSIEIICVEDVSTDNSRKILEEYALTHPNIKIIYHDKNKGLSAARNTGILAARAPYVAFVDSDDTVASNMYETMMKFMQESGADVSVCGVDVKYDPDFLFIKNSDDQFFAIDKTKFQKIDKSVLASCNVVAWNKIFKKSIIDQYHLRFPEGLAFEDNSFFWKYFTLAKSVYFINEKFYNYYRRTGSITGNSMVSQQSYIHDRLFIIIDIYNHLEKYHIIHEYADEFFKLSYNIISLVDDLSSSDNKLALSHITASILRNIGIDRFKNEIDGKTYANLTEIIALSNSGKL, from the coding sequence ATGAAACAAGAATCGGACAAAAATAATCAAATATTTTTCAAAGAGAAACAAAAACTCCCGACAGGAAGAAAAATTTTAAAGTCATTACTGTTTTTAATTCCAATCGCAAAATATCGACGCAAATGGAGGAGGAATCTCAATAAGCCATTATATATACAGATTTCACCCTGTACTTCTCCAGATTCAGACGAAGAAAAAACGTCGAATTACTACGATTTTTATGAACTGCAAGATAACAACGTATTTGAAGAAGAACTGAAAAGGAGCCATGCCGATCTTCTCAGAAGAATAAAGGATCATCTCGTTTCCTATTTACCTGATGAATATCAGAAGCAAGTATCCATCATCATCCCTGTCTACAATGTCGAGCAATATATTGGTTATTGCCTCGCTACAGTTCTCAATCAAACATTTAAAAACATCGAAGTCATATGTATCGACGACTGTTCTTCCGACCGTTCATTTCAGATTATATCGGAAATTGCTGAAATTGATTCCCGTGTAAAAATACTCAGACAGGAGAAAAATCAAGGACAGGGAATCGCCAGAAATCTTGGTATCCGTGAATCGCATGGAGACTATCTCATTTTCATTGATTCAGACGACTTTATCGATTTCAACTATATAGAAAAACTTTATCTATCCGCCACAACAACGAATGCCGACATTACATCGGCAAAAGTTTTTGTTCGGGATAAAACAGGAATGATACGCCTTGCAACATGGTACGAATATTGCAAAATAGAAAAAAGCGAATACATAGGAGAAAGCGAAAAGATTAACCTTCTCTACAAAAATTCAAACACCGGAGCATGCAAACATTTGTATAAAAGAGAACTGCTGCTCCATCACAATGACATATCCTTTGCCGAAGGTCTTGTTGGAGAGGATCAGTTTTTCAATCTGTGCGCATTTTATCATGCAAACAAGATTGTTCTTTTGGACGAAGATTCCCCCAAGTATTACTACAATACATTTGCCGGTATTTCAGCATCTCCCAGAAAGGAAGATGCCATGTATAAAAAGAAAATTTTAGACCAAATTGATATTTCGAAGAAACTGCTATACTATGCAAAAGATCAATGTTTTTCACAAAAAACATTATTCATTCTTTTAAAGGATACAATTCATATCAATTTACAGAAGCTCGGACTGCTTTCCTCTTCCTTCAAAGAAGAGTACAAATCGCAATTCCTGGCCATGCTTGATACTTTTATCGCTTCTATTATTCCAGACGATATTCCTTCCCAGCATATTCCCGACTCCACGACAGAAGAACCTCCTCCCATTCTTTCAGTAATCGTCCCTGTCTACAACGTTGAAAACTACCTTGTTCCATGCCTTGAAAGCCTTGCTGATCAAACTCTTGGCTCCATAGAAATCATTTGTGTTGAAGATGTATCTACGGATAATTCCCGGAAGATTCTTGAAGAATACGCACTTACGCATCCGAACATCAAAATCATCTATCATGACAAGAACAAAGGTCTGTCTGCGGCAAGAAACACTGGAATCCTGGCAGCCAGAGCTCCGTATGTCGCTTTTGTCGATTCAGACGACACTGTCGCATCTAACATGTATGAAACCATGATGAAGTTCATGCAAGAAAGCGGTGCAGACGTTTCCGTCTGTGGAGTTGATGTCAAATACGATCCAGATTTCCTCTTTATCAAAAATAGTGATGATCAATTCTTTGCTATTGATAAGACTAAATTTCAGAAGATCGATAAATCAGTACTAGCCTCCTGCAATGTAGTCGCCTGGAACAAGATATTCAAAAAATCCATCATTGACCAATATCATCTTCGCTTTCCAGAAGGTCTGGCCTTCGAAGACAATTCATTTTTCTGGAAATATTTTACGCTCGCCAAAAGTGTTTATTTCATAAATGAAAAATTTTATAATTATTACAGAAGAACAGGCTCTATAACCGGAAATTCCATGGTTTCTCAACAATCATATATCCACGACAGATTATTTATTATTATTGATATATACAACCATCTGGAAAAATATCACATAATTCATGAATATGCCGATGAATTCTTCAAATTATCCTATAATATCATATCCCTTGTAGATGATTTGTCATCAAGCGACAATAAATTAGCTCTCAGCCATATTACAGCATCTATTTTAAGGAATATTGGAATTGATCGCTTTAAAAATGAAATCGATGGAAAAACATATGCCAACCTTACGGAAATCATAGCCTTATCCAACAGCGGAAAATTGTAA
- a CDS encoding glycosyltransferase family 8 protein — MTNCLPICVLCDEGYAMHLGAMLCSLMCNCRETTEIEVHILGDGISNNTRSRIEGIPHLHPSFQIVWHDITHLLTTIVHGNQDWPASLYKRLMVASILKELDRVLLLDADTIILKDPIDLFQQDLGEGWLGGILDPLGRRNNIRLGISPEMPYVNFGVLLLDLNAWRKHNVEALLLETLHNGPSFKYMDQDVLNLTLHRHIVTFAPHWNSQFLNDRYTPKSRDDFKNPSIIHYVTKEKPWITLSAIPRKEYYIRYVLMSPWGHEWKEKVKRERRTLSPWLYRLRHFFKEGFQIHIKHGEYYVKFAGIKLMRSVSNENYGQYE; from the coding sequence ATGACGAATTGTTTACCCATATGCGTCTTGTGTGACGAAGGATATGCCATGCATCTTGGTGCCATGTTGTGTTCCCTGATGTGTAATTGCCGTGAGACCACCGAGATTGAGGTACACATTCTAGGGGATGGAATTTCGAATAACACACGCTCAAGAATCGAGGGAATTCCGCATTTACATCCCTCATTTCAAATTGTCTGGCACGATATAACACATTTATTAACAACGATAGTTCACGGTAATCAAGATTGGCCTGCTTCATTATACAAGCGTCTCATGGTTGCTTCCATCCTCAAGGAACTCGACCGTGTCCTTCTCCTTGATGCAGACACGATTATTCTGAAAGACCCAATCGACTTGTTTCAACAGGATCTTGGGGAAGGATGGCTGGGTGGGATTCTTGATCCCTTGGGCAGGAGAAACAATATCCGCCTTGGGATTTCCCCAGAGATGCCGTATGTCAATTTCGGTGTTTTGCTCTTGGATCTCAATGCTTGGAGAAAACATAATGTCGAAGCACTTTTGCTGGAAACCTTACACAATGGACCAAGTTTCAAGTACATGGATCAGGATGTGTTAAATCTGACCCTGCATCGCCACATCGTAACCTTTGCTCCTCATTGGAATTCGCAGTTCCTGAATGATCGCTACACTCCCAAATCCAGGGATGACTTCAAGAACCCTTCAATCATCCACTATGTCACCAAGGAAAAGCCTTGGATAACTCTATCAGCAATCCCCCGAAAAGAATACTACATTCGCTACGTCCTCATGTCCCCTTGGGGGCATGAATGGAAAGAGAAGGTCAAGCGCGAAAGAAGAACCCTTTCTCCTTGGCTGTATCGCCTTCGTCATTTTTTCAAAGAAGGCTTCCAAATCCACATAAAACATGGCGAATACTATGTGAAATTTGCTGGGATTAAATTGATGAGAAGTGTGAGTAATGAAAATTATGGACAATATGAATGA
- a CDS encoding glycosyltransferase translates to MNQTNLEIINIAFTISDDYIKHCCNCILSILENNKNNFFKFYVISDDLTDCSKNMVDLSLCNYNNFEIEYLKFEKNINEFPITLSHISIHTYYRLFLASLLEDIDRVLYLDSDIIVNGPLLELWKIDLNLFYCAGSEDLFIKKINYKKEIGFEDDDIYINAGVLLLNLRKIRNEDVECLFFKNISNFGSKIKFQDQDILNITFRGKVHIVSEKYNFCNENAQKTSIDFSPIIIHYTSYYKPWKYREGDFNSLNFLYYKYLNKTYWKKEVFQYKKHRIIHCMKSIRKNVSKKFRKIWLSAFRIKFEKRNSRVRMFFVPFYSRKRENNNVITRILGVKVNVENREKIRVALIVDEFFGAAGTAFGGYGFLARNLIAKYLPCEEIELEVVLNENKKIRKVKKFVIDNGINVYILPSGKKAKDFFFKKDYDIYLSIEMTTDILKYDDDPKNHLICWIQDPRPWSDWQELQTVQIFPEPCYWNSSIYDLVSYWYYTNRVTFVSQGYFLNDKAKILYRLPKDAIIKYMPNPIDANNVWQEKEDSVIFVGRIESVKRGWLFCEIAKLIPDLKFYMVGQAFRDKEKNQNIMDKYSSIPNLHFLGHLEGGDKYKYLSKSKILVNTSIHEALPITFLEALSCGTLLVSCQNPEDLTQKFGNYIGPVMGDGFDSVPLFVNAIRDLLSDSVRYNRMSMDAVNYINNVHSVDEFQKNMRNLIIESVKNV, encoded by the coding sequence ATGAATCAAACTAATTTGGAAATAATAAATATTGCATTTACTATAAGCGATGATTATATTAAGCATTGTTGTAATTGCATTCTTTCAATATTGGAAAACAATAAAAATAATTTTTTTAAATTTTATGTAATTTCGGACGATCTTACGGATTGTTCGAAAAATATGGTTGATTTAAGTCTTTGTAATTACAATAATTTCGAAATAGAATATTTAAAATTTGAAAAAAATATTAATGAATTTCCAATTACGTTGAGTCACATAAGCATACATACCTATTATAGACTTTTTTTGGCATCGTTATTAGAAGATATTGATCGTGTTTTATATTTAGACAGTGATATTATTGTTAATGGACCATTATTGGAACTTTGGAAGATAGATTTAAATTTATTCTATTGCGCCGGCAGTGAAGATTTATTCATCAAAAAAATAAATTACAAAAAAGAAATTGGTTTTGAGGATGATGATATTTATATTAATGCTGGTGTATTGTTATTAAATTTAAGAAAAATTAGAAATGAAGATGTCGAGTGTCTGTTTTTTAAGAACATTTCAAATTTTGGATCTAAAATTAAATTTCAAGATCAGGATATATTAAATATAACATTTAGAGGTAAGGTTCATATTGTTTCGGAAAAATATAATTTTTGTAACGAAAATGCACAGAAAACAAGTATCGATTTTTCTCCTATCATTATTCATTATACGAGTTACTACAAGCCTTGGAAATATAGAGAAGGTGATTTTAATTCGTTGAATTTTCTGTACTATAAATATTTAAATAAGACGTATTGGAAAAAAGAAGTTTTTCAATATAAAAAACATAGAATTATACACTGTATGAAATCGATTAGAAAAAATGTGTCTAAAAAGTTTCGTAAAATTTGGCTTTCCGCTTTTAGAATCAAGTTTGAAAAAAGAAACTCTCGTGTGAGAATGTTTTTTGTACCATTCTATTCTAGAAAGCGAGAAAATAATAATGTAATAACAAGAATTCTAGGAGTTAAAGTAAATGTTGAAAACAGAGAGAAAATAAGAGTTGCTTTAATTGTTGATGAATTTTTTGGAGCTGCAGGGACTGCGTTTGGTGGTTATGGATTTCTCGCAAGAAATTTAATTGCAAAATATCTTCCATGTGAAGAAATAGAATTGGAAGTTGTTTTGAATGAAAATAAAAAAATTAGAAAAGTAAAGAAATTTGTTATTGATAATGGAATAAATGTTTATATTCTTCCTTCAGGTAAAAAAGCAAAAGACTTTTTCTTTAAAAAAGATTATGATATATATTTATCTATTGAAATGACAACTGATATTCTCAAATATGATGACGATCCCAAAAATCATCTTATTTGTTGGATTCAAGATCCTCGTCCTTGGTCTGATTGGCAGGAACTTCAAACAGTTCAAATATTTCCTGAACCATGCTATTGGAATTCTAGTATCTATGATCTTGTTAGCTATTGGTATTATACCAATCGAGTTACATTTGTATCTCAAGGATATTTCCTTAATGATAAAGCGAAAATATTATATAGATTGCCAAAGGATGCGATAATTAAATATATGCCAAATCCAATTGATGCGAATAATGTATGGCAAGAAAAAGAGGATAGTGTTATTTTTGTCGGTAGAATTGAGTCTGTCAAAAGAGGATGGTTGTTTTGTGAAATCGCAAAACTAATTCCGGATCTTAAATTTTATATGGTCGGTCAAGCCTTTCGTGATAAAGAAAAGAACCAAAATATTATGGATAAGTATAGTTCTATTCCAAATTTACATTTTCTTGGACATTTGGAAGGGGGGGATAAATATAAATATTTAAGCAAGTCTAAAATACTTGTTAATACATCAATTCATGAAGCTCTTCCAATTACTTTTTTGGAGGCATTAAGTTGTGGGACTTTGCTTGTTAGTTGTCAGAATCCTGAAGATTTGACACAGAAATTTGGAAATTATATTGGACCAGTAATGGGAGATGGGTTTGATAGTGTCCCACTATTTGTTAATGCTATTCGTGATCTATTGTCTGATTCTGTTAGATATAATAGAATGTCAATGGATGCAGTGAATTATATTAATAACGTGCATTCTGTTGACGAATTTCAGAAAAATATGCGAAATTTAATTATTGAATCTGTGAAAAATGTATGA
- a CDS encoding glycosyltransferase → MTPKVSIIVPVYNSQNYIENCINSITKQNWPNLEIICINDGSNDLSGFILDDMALRDSRIIIVSQENQGLSVARNVGLSYSSGKYVLFVDSDDWLSDDALSNLIHQIDDDNLDMLLFSSNLYDDDSKIMRKYDYTDYDYFFPKDIPYKLFNFDDIILHKNLLWRLPVVVWACVWKRKFIVDNNLRFHNGVFFEDNLFFRMGVLNASRIGINNNCYYCYRSHKSSFSKKVNSNFKDQCMIRKLECDYISKFKNSDLLIDYIAHEGLPRVIEHFFLMDIPSRQNEYRYFKRTLEYFFDRHISFYKIKMYLSEYTKIIVLSVFCENCFFLFARRFFYIYVSKLKGTEKALKKAGNIEYMNLLSKCKNNESN, encoded by the coding sequence GTGACTCCAAAAGTTTCTATTATTGTGCCTGTATACAATTCTCAAAATTATATTGAGAATTGTATTAATAGCATCACTAAACAGAACTGGCCTAATTTAGAAATAATATGTATCAATGATGGCTCTAATGATTTGTCAGGTTTTATTCTAGACGATATGGCATTAAGAGATAGTAGAATTATTATTGTTTCACAAGAGAATCAAGGGTTAAGTGTTGCTCGAAATGTAGGATTGTCATATTCAAGTGGAAAATATGTATTATTTGTAGATTCTGATGATTGGTTGAGTGATGATGCACTTAGTAATTTAATTCATCAAATCGATGATGATAATTTGGATATGTTATTGTTTTCATCAAATTTATATGACGATGATTCAAAAATAATGAGAAAATATGATTATACAGATTATGATTATTTCTTCCCGAAAGATATTCCGTATAAATTATTCAATTTTGATGATATTATTCTTCATAAAAATCTTTTATGGCGTTTACCAGTTGTTGTTTGGGCATGTGTGTGGAAACGAAAATTTATTGTAGATAATAATTTAAGATTTCACAATGGTGTATTTTTTGAAGACAATTTATTTTTCAGAATGGGCGTTTTGAATGCTTCTAGGATAGGAATTAATAATAATTGTTATTATTGTTATCGAAGTCACAAATCTTCTTTTAGTAAAAAAGTAAATTCTAACTTTAAGGATCAGTGTATGATAAGAAAATTGGAATGCGATTACATAAGCAAATTTAAAAATTCTGATTTACTTATCGACTATATTGCGCACGAAGGTCTTCCTAGAGTTATTGAACATTTTTTCCTTATGGATATTCCATCTAGACAGAATGAATATAGATATTTTAAAAGAACATTAGAATATTTTTTTGATAGACATATTTCTTTTTATAAGATTAAAATGTATTTATCAGAGTATACGAAAATAATTGTTCTATCTGTATTTTGTGAGAATTGTTTTTTCCTTTTTGCGAGGAGATTTTTTTATATATACGTTTCAAAATTAAAAGGTACTGAAAAGGCATTGAAGAAAGCCGGAAATATAGAATATATGAACTTATTATCTAAGTGTAAAAATAATGAATCAAACTAA
- a CDS encoding glycosyltransferase family 2 protein, with product MNNYLISVIVPVYNVELYIRECLDSIINQELYDIEIIIVNDCSEDSSAVIAEEYAAKDSRIKVIHHDVRKGLGAARNTGIANASGEYLGFVDSDDFIDKRCYKLLYTRAKELNADVVSGQLQAFDDTGKKDVWPNYVKHFNSLFSCDEYMDEIFGLFYVCAWCRIYRRLYFLKYIVCYDESVLYEDVFPYFKCYLNSDRLTAIPDTIYFWRQRSSSLSKRTPSVTSIESYCDNIFHYINDNFSNIDKIFFIKFFIRQFYWYPVDYSLKILFRKKIKEYGINDDDFLSLDSYLLSRAINLSKISICDLFRVVAKKIFSKI from the coding sequence ATGAATAATTATTTGATTTCTGTTATTGTTCCTGTCTATAATGTTGAGTTATATATAAGAGAATGTCTTGATTCAATTATTAATCAAGAATTGTATGATATTGAGATAATAATTGTAAATGATTGCTCGGAGGATTCCTCAGCTGTCATTGCCGAGGAGTATGCTGCAAAAGACTCTAGAATTAAGGTGATTCATCACGATGTAAGAAAAGGACTTGGAGCAGCCCGTAATACTGGTATTGCAAACGCATCTGGTGAATATTTGGGATTTGTCGATAGTGATGATTTTATTGATAAACGTTGCTATAAATTGCTGTATACTAGAGCAAAAGAGCTAAATGCAGATGTTGTAAGTGGACAGTTACAGGCATTTGATGATACGGGGAAAAAGGATGTCTGGCCAAATTATGTAAAACATTTTAATTCATTGTTTTCATGTGATGAATATATGGATGAAATATTTGGCTTATTTTATGTTTGTGCTTGGTGTCGAATATATAGGAGATTATATTTTTTAAAATATATTGTTTGTTATGATGAATCTGTGTTGTATGAAGATGTTTTTCCTTATTTTAAGTGCTATTTGAATTCTGATCGATTGACGGCAATTCCAGATACTATTTATTTTTGGAGACAACGCAGTTCTTCCTTATCAAAAAGGACACCATCAGTAACTTCTATAGAATCGTATTGTGATAATATTTTTCATTATATAAATGATAATTTTAGTAATATTGATAAAATATTTTTCATTAAATTTTTTATTCGCCAATTCTATTGGTATCCTGTTGATTACTCGTTGAAAATTTTATTTAGAAAAAAAATAAAGGAGTATGGGATTAATGATGATGATTTTCTTTCGTTGGATTCATATTTATTATCTAGAGCAATTAATTTAAGTAAAATTAGTATTTGTGATTTATTTCGCGTTGTTGCAAAAAAAATATTTAGTAAGATATGA
- a CDS encoding polysaccharide pyruvyl transferase family protein — protein sequence MIFFKVEKHGVFDVYNIFGIRFFHINKVRFNKYINIIDGFSSDICLLKRSMLYYKSNYKNNISNIYDKCDAFRKDLDSLSLNNDFVIDYINGFNVFNINKYPINCDYSVIKNGLLVYDYRGDDSYYNPGGRVNLGDYIQSIATRQFLPKVDKFISRDEISTYNDEPIKLIMNSWWWCCSGINDIPEQITPLFISYHLDNPENISPSIISYLKKYEPIGCRDMFTVRALTSYGIIAYFSACMTLTLGNKYKKNNSDESKILVCDYDVTENNCLNDFLKKHLKDAYNLDEFETCTNVCLSDTTTHNDRFYLANELLERYSSAKLVITSRLHCALPCLSIGIPVILMISKYDAKRYDGLIDFINYVTTNEQGNILSVIKRQNVTGEVVNDEKYTKYKYFLSNAASKFMNDDFS from the coding sequence ATGATTTTTTTTAAAGTTGAAAAACATGGTGTGTTTGATGTTTATAATATTTTTGGCATTAGATTTTTCCATATAAATAAAGTAAGATTTAATAAATATATAAATATAATTGACGGATTTTCTAGTGATATTTGTTTATTGAAACGCAGTATGCTGTATTATAAATCGAATTATAAAAATAATATTTCAAATATTTATGATAAATGTGACGCATTTAGAAAAGATTTAGATAGTTTGTCTTTGAATAATGATTTTGTTATTGATTATATTAATGGTTTTAATGTTTTCAATATAAATAAATATCCAATCAATTGTGACTATAGTGTAATAAAGAATGGATTGTTAGTTTATGATTACAGAGGTGATGATTCATATTATAATCCGGGGGGGAGAGTAAATTTGGGGGATTATATACAGTCAATTGCAACACGACAGTTTTTACCTAAGGTAGATAAATTTATTTCAAGGGATGAAATTTCTACATATAATGATGAACCTATAAAATTAATTATGAATTCTTGGTGGTGGTGTTGTTCCGGGATAAATGATATCCCGGAACAAATTACTCCATTATTTATATCATATCATCTCGATAATCCTGAAAATATATCTCCATCTATTATTTCTTATTTGAAAAAATATGAACCCATCGGGTGCAGAGATATGTTTACGGTCAGGGCTCTTACATCCTATGGCATAATTGCATATTTTTCTGCTTGTATGACACTTACGTTAGGCAACAAGTATAAAAAAAATAATTCCGATGAATCTAAAATACTTGTTTGTGATTACGATGTTACTGAAAATAATTGTTTAAATGATTTTTTAAAAAAACATCTTAAAGATGCATATAATTTAGATGAATTTGAAACTTGTACAAATGTTTGTCTAAGTGATACGACAACACATAATGATCGCTTTTATTTAGCAAATGAACTTCTTGAACGATATTCATCTGCTAAACTTGTTATAACATCAAGATTACATTGTGCGTTGCCATGTTTAAGTATTGGCATACCAGTTATACTTATGATCTCAAAGTATGATGCAAAAAGATATGATGGTTTAATTGATTTTATTAACTATGTAACTACTAATGAACAAGGTAATATTCTTTCTGTAATTAAACGCCAAAATGTGACAGGGGAAGTTGTAAATGATGAAAAATATACAAAATATAAATATTTTTTAAGTAATGCTGCTTCTAAATTTATGAATGATGATTTTAGTTAA